The following are encoded together in the Acidobacteriota bacterium genome:
- a CDS encoding sugar phosphate isomerase/epimerase produces the protein MARPVTLFTGQWADLPLETLAKQAGHWGFDGLELACWGDHFEVDRALESDGYVREKRALLDGLGLSCLAISNHLVGQCTCDPIDARHKDILPSRIWGDGDPEGVRRRAAEEMKATARAARLFGVDTVNGFTGSSVWAKLYFFPPTSQSHIDAGYRDFADRWLPILEVFQEQQVRFALEVHPTEIAYDILTAHRTLEAIRHHPSFGFNFDPSHLIPQLINPVFFLEDFKDRIFHVHIKDARVQADGRNSILSSHLDFGDHRRGWDFVSPGRGGVQWDQVMRALNRIGYQGPLSIEWEDSGMDRNWGAPEALALVRRQDFAPSGVAFDAAFSSD, from the coding sequence ATGGCTAGACCCGTCACACTGTTTACCGGCCAGTGGGCCGATCTGCCTCTGGAAACCCTGGCCAAGCAGGCCGGCCACTGGGGGTTCGACGGCCTGGAACTGGCTTGCTGGGGCGACCATTTCGAAGTGGACCGAGCCCTGGAGAGCGACGGCTATGTCCGTGAGAAGCGGGCTCTGCTGGACGGACTCGGATTGAGCTGCCTGGCCATCAGCAACCACCTGGTGGGTCAATGCACCTGCGATCCCATTGACGCCCGGCACAAGGACATCCTCCCCAGCCGCATTTGGGGGGACGGCGATCCGGAAGGAGTCCGCCGGCGTGCCGCCGAGGAGATGAAAGCCACCGCTCGCGCGGCCAGACTTTTTGGAGTCGACACGGTCAACGGCTTTACCGGCAGCAGCGTCTGGGCCAAGCTCTACTTTTTCCCACCCACCTCCCAGAGCCACATCGACGCCGGCTACCGCGACTTCGCCGACCGATGGCTCCCCATTCTGGAGGTATTTCAGGAACAGCAGGTTCGCTTTGCCCTGGAAGTCCACCCGACCGAGATCGCCTACGATATCCTGACCGCCCACCGCACCCTGGAAGCCATCCGGCACCACCCAAGCTTCGGCTTCAATTTCGATCCAAGCCACCTCATACCCCAGCTCATCAACCCCGTCTTTTTCCTTGAGGACTTCAAGGACCGCATCTTCCACGTCCACATCAAGGACGCTCGGGTTCAAGCGGACGGCCGCAACAGCATCCTCTCCTCCCATCTCGATTTCGGGGACCATCGCCGAGGCTGGGACTTCGTCTCCCCGGGCAGGGGCGGAGTCCAGTGGGACCAGGTCATGAGGGCACTCAATCGCATCGGCTACCAGGGGCCGCTTTCCATCGAGTGGGAAGACTCCGGCATGGACCGTAACTGGGGAGCCCCCGAGGCTCT
- a CDS encoding Gfo/Idh/MocA family oxidoreductase — MVRKIHVALIGYQFMGKAHSNAYRQMQHFFSPPALPVMKVICGRNRDQVSAAADRLGWQEWSTSWEEVVTRPDIDLVDIATPGDTHLPICLAAAKAGKAILCEKPLANSLSEARKMLAAVRRVGAPHMLCHNYRTVPAVALAKELIDGGELGSIRHFRGTYLQDWSMSPELPLLWRFDKRKSGSGALGDLGSHLIDLARFLVGEIRGVSGLLETFVKQRPLPDRPASKGRVTVDDAGLALLRFANGAVGTIEATRFAPGRKNYNAFEINGSLGSLSFNLERLNELKLFLCNDAKHSQGFKDILVTEPFHPYMNWWPPGHVIGYEHTFVHIVHDLMQAMARNRAPSPDFQDGVENQRALEAIQESAESGQWISLRPG; from the coding sequence ATGGTCCGGAAGATCCATGTAGCCCTGATCGGCTACCAGTTCATGGGCAAGGCCCACAGCAACGCCTACCGTCAGATGCAGCACTTTTTCAGTCCTCCGGCCCTTCCGGTCATGAAGGTGATCTGTGGCCGCAACCGAGACCAGGTCAGCGCCGCCGCCGACCGGTTGGGATGGCAGGAGTGGAGCACCTCCTGGGAAGAGGTGGTGACTCGACCCGACATCGACCTGGTCGATATCGCCACGCCGGGCGATACCCACCTGCCGATCTGCCTGGCCGCCGCCAAGGCCGGCAAGGCGATCCTGTGCGAAAAGCCCTTGGCCAACAGCTTGAGCGAAGCCCGAAAAATGTTGGCTGCCGTTCGCCGGGTCGGTGCGCCGCACATGCTTTGTCACAACTACCGCACGGTGCCGGCCGTGGCCCTGGCCAAGGAACTCATTGACGGCGGTGAACTGGGGTCCATTCGCCATTTTCGAGGTACCTACCTTCAGGATTGGTCCATGAGCCCCGAACTGCCGCTTCTCTGGAGGTTCGACAAGCGAAAGTCCGGAAGTGGAGCCCTGGGCGATCTGGGATCCCACTTGATCGACCTGGCCCGCTTTCTGGTCGGCGAGATTCGCGGCGTCTCGGGCCTGCTGGAAACCTTCGTCAAGCAGCGCCCCCTGCCGGATCGGCCCGCCAGCAAGGGCCGGGTAACGGTCGACGACGCCGGCCTGGCGCTTCTTCGATTCGCCAACGGCGCGGTGGGCACCATCGAGGCCACCCGGTTCGCGCCCGGACGCAAGAATTACAACGCCTTCGAGATCAACGGCAGCCTGGGCAGCCTGTCTTTCAACCTGGAGCGCCTCAACGAGCTCAAACTCTTTCTGTGCAATGATGCCAAACATTCCCAGGGATTCAAGGACATCCTGGTTACCGAGCCCTTTCACCCTTACATGAACTGGTGGCCTCCCGGACACGTCATCGGCTATGAGCACACCTTCGTTCATATTGTCCATGACCTGATGCAGGCCATGGCGCGTAACCGTGCCCCCTCACCCGACTTCCAGGACGGTGTGGAGAACCAGAGAGCGCTCGAAGCGATCCAGGAGAGCGCCGAATCCGGACAATGGATCTCACTGCGGCCCGGGTAG